Proteins co-encoded in one Kribbella qitaiheensis genomic window:
- a CDS encoding alpha/beta fold hydrolase, which translates to MVRDVPGAAKDLPPALFVHGLGGSSLNWTALGLLLNDTVRGLAPDLPGFGRTPPLAGIGGIRQQAALLGELMDAEFDQPAHVFGNSMGGAVAVALAALRPRQVASLTLISPALPHPRPSATAVWFTALAIPRLGRMVLDRTKRIPFDRRLETGLSMVFGDPRALPPELRTVYEDELHRRDEQPWGAQATLDGARSIMLSYLAPPRRSLWVDVAKVQVPVQLIYGGKDRLVDARIRTKAQRAFPDARLLYLPRSGHVAQMEHPELVEKAFRQLIA; encoded by the coding sequence TTGGTCAGAGACGTGCCGGGGGCGGCCAAAGACCTTCCACCCGCCCTGTTCGTGCACGGGCTCGGCGGCTCGTCGCTGAACTGGACCGCTCTGGGGCTGCTGCTGAACGACACGGTCCGCGGCCTCGCGCCGGACCTGCCGGGCTTCGGCCGGACGCCGCCACTCGCGGGCATCGGTGGGATCCGGCAGCAGGCGGCCCTGCTCGGTGAGCTGATGGACGCCGAGTTCGACCAGCCGGCGCACGTGTTCGGGAACTCGATGGGCGGGGCGGTCGCGGTCGCCCTGGCGGCATTGCGTCCGCGGCAGGTCGCGTCGCTGACCCTGATCTCACCGGCGTTGCCACATCCCCGGCCATCGGCGACCGCGGTCTGGTTCACCGCGCTGGCGATTCCCCGGCTGGGCAGAATGGTGCTCGACCGGACCAAGCGGATCCCGTTCGACCGGCGGCTGGAGACCGGCCTGTCGATGGTCTTCGGTGATCCTCGTGCGCTGCCGCCCGAGCTCCGAACCGTGTACGAGGACGAGCTGCACCGGCGCGACGAACAGCCGTGGGGGGCGCAGGCAACCCTGGACGGTGCCCGCAGCATCATGCTCTCCTACCTCGCGCCGCCGCGGCGCTCGCTGTGGGTGGACGTGGCCAAGGTCCAGGTCCCGGTGCAGCTGATCTACGGCGGCAAGGACCGCCTGGTCGATGCCCGGATCCGCACCAAGGCCCAGCGCGCGTTCCCCGATGCCCGGCTGCTCTATCTCCCGCGGTCCGGCCATGTCGCCCAGATGGAACACCCCGAGCTCGTCGAGAAGGCCTTCCGCCAGCTGATCGCGTGA